The Glycine soja cultivar W05 unplaced genomic scaffold, ASM419377v2 tig00027502_1_pilon, whole genome shotgun sequence nucleotide sequence CaccttacatttttttcttacaattgatttaattaatatatttttccatgTTTTCGGTGAatttacatttttcattttatttgtctCGGAGTCAAACTATAGCGACCATATAcgttttgttgttttattgataaaaaaatatacgttTTGTTTTTACATTCAATAATAAGAGGAAGAAGAACGGATTAGTTTggtttaatcattattttttaatttcttaaaaactgTTTTAACAAAAAtgctattaattatttatatctcGAAAAAGATTACAATGATTGTACATTTTCAGCTGTATTCAAGTCACTATTGTATGAGGCATGTGGGAGAATTGCGAATCCGACATTTGGGTCAGTGGGCTTGTTTTGGACCGGTGAGTGGGCCCAATGCCAAGCTGCCGTTGATGCTGTGCTAGCTGGGTCCCAGATCAAGGTCGTGGGAGCTTCCGATTCGCAGGGGATTGCGACACATGGCGACGAGCATGTTGCCCAAATCCTTGGCATTCGCCACGTGTCCAAAGATGCTGAAATGGACCATGTGAAAGGAAGAGCCAAGAAGATCAAGAGATCTAGGACAGTGATCAAGCCAAAGCCACAAGTGAGTTCAATTGACTCGGCTGCGATGTTGAAGCTGACTTGGAGCCGTGAGCCAGGAA carries:
- the LOC114404368 gene encoding LOB domain-containing protein 41-like; translated protein: MKLSCNGCRILRKGCGEDCAIRPCLEWINTPQAQANATLFLAKFYGRAGLVNLIDSAPQHNGPAVFKSLLYEACGRIANPTFGSVGLFWTGEWAQCQAAVDAVLAGSQIKVVGASDSQGIATHGDEHVAQILGIRHVSKDAEMDHVKGRAKKIKRSRTVIKPKPQVSSIDSAAMLKLTWSREPGRSEGDSEETVEAMLVSQNKPSRNGGVEMDLDLTLG